One region of Triticum aestivum cultivar Chinese Spring chromosome 6B, IWGSC CS RefSeq v2.1, whole genome shotgun sequence genomic DNA includes:
- the LOC123137263 gene encoding uncharacterized protein isoform X7, protein MLMQNSVGEKSKCKEDGGSTTISCKGTMMNFTEHPPVKKGSVLLTRMESITAYKNQRGQPKSATPEQSDIPVSANDMCSLAEWPSHARRNRARLQDEAGGQKKKGRGVLKGFKASKKRFANGSAKLNITFSEKLGGTVGMNYRSFKDDVVVIIKRKLPLIGVRTWSDIHPTIHRLIVADIIDRWDLEDTPETEEKVLKIAKERYRGWRSTLSSTYKAYKTDAARLANLPEDLQPEEWEWMIEYFGTDSKFQERSQKNADNRKKQKTKHIIGSKSYSQVSFEKRNLETGEEPDCIALWELTHTNNGTWSNTDSQKVYDQALEEVKNKEAETEGPLSSEQKNNVFQTAYKDTLECNSSQPRGYGYMAKTSTGSEKFRIQIEEQARATAATQERNSQLSQQVNDLEDQLQAERANTQERINLERAEREQLEERLKEERAERERLLQEERTSRLEFEKNMMAKFVELSKQIETQQTSSPNKTPGSRPTAISSNALIQAAARQSRMYKAMDPKN, encoded by the exons ATGTTGATGCAGAATTCTGTTGGGGAGAAAAGCAAGTGCAAAGAGGATGGGGGCTCTACAACAATCAGTTGCAAG GGCACAATGATGAATTTTACGGAGCATCCTCCTG TAAAGAAAGGCTCTGTTCTCTTAACAAGGATGGAAAGTATAACGGCATACAAAAACCAACGTGGACAACCCAAATCTG CAACTCCAGAACAATCTGACATTCCAGTGTCTGCTAATGACATGTGTTCCCTTGCTGAATGGCCATCCCATGCTCGCCGCAACCGTGCGCGACTACAGGATG AAGCTGGTGGACAGAAGAAGAAAGGGAGAGGTGTTCTAAAAGGTTTTAAAGCATCTAAGAAGCGTTTTGCCAATGGATCTGCAAAGCTAAATATTACATTCTCTGAAAAATTGGGTGGTACAGTAGGAATGAACTATCGTTCGTTCAAGGATGACGTGGTTGTCATAATCAAAAGAAAGTTACCACTCATTGGAGTGAGGACGTGGTCGGACATTCACCCTACCATTCATCGACTCATTGTTGCAGATATAATA GACAGATGGGACCTGGAAGATACACCAGAAACAGAAGAAAAAGTTCTCAAAATTGCGAAAGAGAGATATAGAGGCTGGCGATCAACTCTAAGCTCCACTTacaaggcatacaaaacagatgcaGCTAGATTGGCTAATCTTCCTGAAGATTTACAACCAGAAGAGTGGGAATGGATGATTGAGTACTTTGGCACTGATTCAAAATTTCAG GAACGCAGCCAAAAGAACGCCGATAACCGTAAGAAACAGAAGACAAAACATATAATCGGATCAAAATCTTACTCGCAAGTTAGTTTTGAGAAG AGAAACTTAGAAACTGGAGAAGAGCCAGATTGTATTGCTCTATGGGAACTCACCCACACAAACAATGGAACATGGTCTAACACAGATTCCCAGAAAGTTTAC GACCAAGCACTTGAAGAGGTTAAAAACAAAGAAGCTGAAACTGAAGGTCCACTTTCAAGTGAGCAGAAAAACAATGTTTTCCAGACCGCTTACAAAGACACTCTGGAATGCAACTCATCGCAGCCTCGTGGGTACGGATACATGGCCAAAACTTCAACTGGTTCTGAAAAGTTCCGTATCCAGATTGAAGAGCAAGCTCGTGCTACAGCAGCCACCCAGGAGCGAAACTCTCAGCTCAGCCAGCAGGTCAATGACTTAGAAGATCAACTACAAGCTGAACGTGCTAACACACAAGAGAGGATTAACTTGGAGCGTGCTGAGAGAGAACAACTTGAGGAGAGGTTAAAAGAAGAGCGTGCTGAAAGGGAAAGATTGTTGCAAGAGGAGCGAACATCAAGACTGGAATTTGAAAAAAACATGATGGCAAAGTTTGTAGAATTGAGCAAACAGATAGAAACCCAACAG ACATCTAGTCCTAATAAGACTCCAGGTTCAAGGCCGACTGCTATTTCTTCAAATGCGCTCATACAAGCTGCAGCAAGGCAATCTCGGATGTATAAAGCAATG
- the LOC123137263 gene encoding uncharacterized protein isoform X2, whose product MPSAAASTRPPRSGRRCPHHPCDAPTSNPAAMAMSARPWARGRRWRPAEAAAPSSYTGRRGLVAHEAAGRGRGRSKGDQTTASSRAIGSELSSRFICAAGVMTASTERTTSGARRQGTMMNFTEHPPVKKGSVLLTRMESITAYKNQRGQPKSATPEQSDIPVSANDMCSLAEWPSHARRNRARLQDAGGQKKKGRGVLKGFKASKKRFANGSAKLNITFSEKLGGTVGMNYRSFKDDVVVIIKRKLPLIGVRTWSDIHPTIHRLIVADIIDRWDLEDTPETEEKVLKIAKERYRGWRSTLSSTYKAYKTDAARLANLPEDLQPEEWEWMIEYFGTDSKFQERSQKNADNRKKQKTKHIIGSKSYSQVSFEKRNLETGEEPDCIALWELTHTNNGTWSNTDSQKVYDQALEEVKNKEAETEGPLSSEQKNNVFQTAYKDTLECNSSQPRGYGYMAKTSTGSEKFRIQIEEQARATAATQERNSQLSQQVNDLEDQLQAERANTQERINLERAEREQLEERLKEERAERERLLQEERTSRLEFEKNMMAKFVELSKQIETQQTSSPNKTPGSRPTAISSNALIQAAARQSRMYKAMDPKN is encoded by the exons ATGCCGAGCGCCGCCGCGAGCACCAGGCCGCCGCGCTCGGGGCGACGCTGCCCGCACCATCCCTGCGATGCGCCCACCTCCAACCCGGCGGCGATGGCGATGTCCGCGAGGCCCTGGGCGCGAGGGAGGCGATGGCGACCAGCTGAAGCGGCGGCGCCGTCATCCTACACCGGGAGGCGGGGCCTGGTGGCGCACGAGGCTGCGGGACGCGGAAGGGGGAGAAGCAAGGGAG ACCAAACGACGGCGTCTTCACGGGCGATTGGATCTGAGCTCTCGTCTCGGTTCATCTGTGCTGCCGGCGTCATGACGGCGTCAACAGAGCGAACCACGTCAGGTGCACGGCGTCAG GGCACAATGATGAATTTTACGGAGCATCCTCCTG TAAAGAAAGGCTCTGTTCTCTTAACAAGGATGGAAAGTATAACGGCATACAAAAACCAACGTGGACAACCCAAATCTG CAACTCCAGAACAATCTGACATTCCAGTGTCTGCTAATGACATGTGTTCCCTTGCTGAATGGCCATCCCATGCTCGCCGCAACCGTGCGCGACTACAGGATG CTGGTGGACAGAAGAAGAAAGGGAGAGGTGTTCTAAAAGGTTTTAAAGCATCTAAGAAGCGTTTTGCCAATGGATCTGCAAAGCTAAATATTACATTCTCTGAAAAATTGGGTGGTACAGTAGGAATGAACTATCGTTCGTTCAAGGATGACGTGGTTGTCATAATCAAAAGAAAGTTACCACTCATTGGAGTGAGGACGTGGTCGGACATTCACCCTACCATTCATCGACTCATTGTTGCAGATATAATA GACAGATGGGACCTGGAAGATACACCAGAAACAGAAGAAAAAGTTCTCAAAATTGCGAAAGAGAGATATAGAGGCTGGCGATCAACTCTAAGCTCCACTTacaaggcatacaaaacagatgcaGCTAGATTGGCTAATCTTCCTGAAGATTTACAACCAGAAGAGTGGGAATGGATGATTGAGTACTTTGGCACTGATTCAAAATTTCAG GAACGCAGCCAAAAGAACGCCGATAACCGTAAGAAACAGAAGACAAAACATATAATCGGATCAAAATCTTACTCGCAAGTTAGTTTTGAGAAG AGAAACTTAGAAACTGGAGAAGAGCCAGATTGTATTGCTCTATGGGAACTCACCCACACAAACAATGGAACATGGTCTAACACAGATTCCCAGAAAGTTTAC GACCAAGCACTTGAAGAGGTTAAAAACAAAGAAGCTGAAACTGAAGGTCCACTTTCAAGTGAGCAGAAAAACAATGTTTTCCAGACCGCTTACAAAGACACTCTGGAATGCAACTCATCGCAGCCTCGTGGGTACGGATACATGGCCAAAACTTCAACTGGTTCTGAAAAGTTCCGTATCCAGATTGAAGAGCAAGCTCGTGCTACAGCAGCCACCCAGGAGCGAAACTCTCAGCTCAGCCAGCAGGTCAATGACTTAGAAGATCAACTACAAGCTGAACGTGCTAACACACAAGAGAGGATTAACTTGGAGCGTGCTGAGAGAGAACAACTTGAGGAGAGGTTAAAAGAAGAGCGTGCTGAAAGGGAAAGATTGTTGCAAGAGGAGCGAACATCAAGACTGGAATTTGAAAAAAACATGATGGCAAAGTTTGTAGAATTGAGCAAACAGATAGAAACCCAACAG ACATCTAGTCCTAATAAGACTCCAGGTTCAAGGCCGACTGCTATTTCTTCAAATGCGCTCATACAAGCTGCAGCAAGGCAATCTCGGATGTATAAAGCAATG
- the LOC123137263 gene encoding uncharacterized protein isoform X4, whose product MLMQNSVGEKSKCKEDGGSTTISCKRLGSEAPPQRLASPYRLKNIDQTTASSRAIGSELSSRFICAAGVMTASTERTTSGARRQGTMMNFTEHPPVKKGSVLLTRMESITAYKNQRGQPKSATPEQSDIPVSANDMCSLAEWPSHARRNRARLQDEAGGQKKKGRGVLKGFKASKKRFANGSAKLNITFSEKLGGTVGMNYRSFKDDVVVIIKRKLPLIGVRTWSDIHPTIHRLIVADIIDRWDLEDTPETEEKVLKIAKERYRGWRSTLSSTYKAYKTDAARLANLPEDLQPEEWEWMIEYFGTDSKFQERSQKNADNRKKQKTKHIIGSKSYSQVSFEKRNLETGEEPDCIALWELTHTNNGTWSNTDSQKVYDQALEEVKNKEAETEGPLSSEQKNNVFQTAYKDTLECNSSQPRGYGYMAKTSTGSEKFRIQIEEQARATAATQERNSQLSQQVNDLEDQLQAERANTQERINLERAEREQLEERLKEERAERERLLQEERTSRLEFEKNMMAKFVELSKQIETQQTSSPNKTPGSRPTAISSNALIQAAARQSRMYKAMDPKN is encoded by the exons ATGTTGATGCAGAATTCTGTTGGGGAGAAAAGCAAGTGCAAAGAGGATGGGGGCTCTACAACAATCAGTTGCAAG CGCTTAGGCAGTGAGGCGCCCCCCCAGCGCCTCGcctcgccttaccgccttaaaaacatag ACCAAACGACGGCGTCTTCACGGGCGATTGGATCTGAGCTCTCGTCTCGGTTCATCTGTGCTGCCGGCGTCATGACGGCGTCAACAGAGCGAACCACGTCAGGTGCACGGCGTCAG GGCACAATGATGAATTTTACGGAGCATCCTCCTG TAAAGAAAGGCTCTGTTCTCTTAACAAGGATGGAAAGTATAACGGCATACAAAAACCAACGTGGACAACCCAAATCTG CAACTCCAGAACAATCTGACATTCCAGTGTCTGCTAATGACATGTGTTCCCTTGCTGAATGGCCATCCCATGCTCGCCGCAACCGTGCGCGACTACAGGATG AAGCTGGTGGACAGAAGAAGAAAGGGAGAGGTGTTCTAAAAGGTTTTAAAGCATCTAAGAAGCGTTTTGCCAATGGATCTGCAAAGCTAAATATTACATTCTCTGAAAAATTGGGTGGTACAGTAGGAATGAACTATCGTTCGTTCAAGGATGACGTGGTTGTCATAATCAAAAGAAAGTTACCACTCATTGGAGTGAGGACGTGGTCGGACATTCACCCTACCATTCATCGACTCATTGTTGCAGATATAATA GACAGATGGGACCTGGAAGATACACCAGAAACAGAAGAAAAAGTTCTCAAAATTGCGAAAGAGAGATATAGAGGCTGGCGATCAACTCTAAGCTCCACTTacaaggcatacaaaacagatgcaGCTAGATTGGCTAATCTTCCTGAAGATTTACAACCAGAAGAGTGGGAATGGATGATTGAGTACTTTGGCACTGATTCAAAATTTCAG GAACGCAGCCAAAAGAACGCCGATAACCGTAAGAAACAGAAGACAAAACATATAATCGGATCAAAATCTTACTCGCAAGTTAGTTTTGAGAAG AGAAACTTAGAAACTGGAGAAGAGCCAGATTGTATTGCTCTATGGGAACTCACCCACACAAACAATGGAACATGGTCTAACACAGATTCCCAGAAAGTTTAC GACCAAGCACTTGAAGAGGTTAAAAACAAAGAAGCTGAAACTGAAGGTCCACTTTCAAGTGAGCAGAAAAACAATGTTTTCCAGACCGCTTACAAAGACACTCTGGAATGCAACTCATCGCAGCCTCGTGGGTACGGATACATGGCCAAAACTTCAACTGGTTCTGAAAAGTTCCGTATCCAGATTGAAGAGCAAGCTCGTGCTACAGCAGCCACCCAGGAGCGAAACTCTCAGCTCAGCCAGCAGGTCAATGACTTAGAAGATCAACTACAAGCTGAACGTGCTAACACACAAGAGAGGATTAACTTGGAGCGTGCTGAGAGAGAACAACTTGAGGAGAGGTTAAAAGAAGAGCGTGCTGAAAGGGAAAGATTGTTGCAAGAGGAGCGAACATCAAGACTGGAATTTGAAAAAAACATGATGGCAAAGTTTGTAGAATTGAGCAAACAGATAGAAACCCAACAG ACATCTAGTCCTAATAAGACTCCAGGTTCAAGGCCGACTGCTATTTCTTCAAATGCGCTCATACAAGCTGCAGCAAGGCAATCTCGGATGTATAAAGCAATG
- the LOC123137263 gene encoding uncharacterized protein isoform X11, which produces MLMQNSVGEKSKCKEDGGSTTISCKGTMMNFTEHPPVKKGSVLLTRMESITAYKNQRGQPKSEAGGQKKKGRGVLKGFKASKKRFANGSAKLNITFSEKLGGTVGMNYRSFKDDVVVIIKRKLPLIGVRTWSDIHPTIHRLIVADIIDRWDLEDTPETEEKVLKIAKERYRGWRSTLSSTYKAYKTDAARLANLPEDLQPEEWEWMIEYFGTDSKFQERSQKNADNRKKQKTKHIIGSKSYSQVSFEKRNLETGEEPDCIALWELTHTNNGTWSNTDSQKVYDQALEEVKNKEAETEGPLSSEQKNNVFQTAYKDTLECNSSQPRGYGYMAKTSTGSEKFRIQIEEQARATAATQERNSQLSQQVNDLEDQLQAERANTQERINLERAEREQLEERLKEERAERERLLQEERTSRLEFEKNMMAKFVELSKQIETQQTSSPNKTPGSRPTAISSNALIQAAARQSRMYKAMDPKN; this is translated from the exons ATGTTGATGCAGAATTCTGTTGGGGAGAAAAGCAAGTGCAAAGAGGATGGGGGCTCTACAACAATCAGTTGCAAG GGCACAATGATGAATTTTACGGAGCATCCTCCTG TAAAGAAAGGCTCTGTTCTCTTAACAAGGATGGAAAGTATAACGGCATACAAAAACCAACGTGGACAACCCAAATCTG AAGCTGGTGGACAGAAGAAGAAAGGGAGAGGTGTTCTAAAAGGTTTTAAAGCATCTAAGAAGCGTTTTGCCAATGGATCTGCAAAGCTAAATATTACATTCTCTGAAAAATTGGGTGGTACAGTAGGAATGAACTATCGTTCGTTCAAGGATGACGTGGTTGTCATAATCAAAAGAAAGTTACCACTCATTGGAGTGAGGACGTGGTCGGACATTCACCCTACCATTCATCGACTCATTGTTGCAGATATAATA GACAGATGGGACCTGGAAGATACACCAGAAACAGAAGAAAAAGTTCTCAAAATTGCGAAAGAGAGATATAGAGGCTGGCGATCAACTCTAAGCTCCACTTacaaggcatacaaaacagatgcaGCTAGATTGGCTAATCTTCCTGAAGATTTACAACCAGAAGAGTGGGAATGGATGATTGAGTACTTTGGCACTGATTCAAAATTTCAG GAACGCAGCCAAAAGAACGCCGATAACCGTAAGAAACAGAAGACAAAACATATAATCGGATCAAAATCTTACTCGCAAGTTAGTTTTGAGAAG AGAAACTTAGAAACTGGAGAAGAGCCAGATTGTATTGCTCTATGGGAACTCACCCACACAAACAATGGAACATGGTCTAACACAGATTCCCAGAAAGTTTAC GACCAAGCACTTGAAGAGGTTAAAAACAAAGAAGCTGAAACTGAAGGTCCACTTTCAAGTGAGCAGAAAAACAATGTTTTCCAGACCGCTTACAAAGACACTCTGGAATGCAACTCATCGCAGCCTCGTGGGTACGGATACATGGCCAAAACTTCAACTGGTTCTGAAAAGTTCCGTATCCAGATTGAAGAGCAAGCTCGTGCTACAGCAGCCACCCAGGAGCGAAACTCTCAGCTCAGCCAGCAGGTCAATGACTTAGAAGATCAACTACAAGCTGAACGTGCTAACACACAAGAGAGGATTAACTTGGAGCGTGCTGAGAGAGAACAACTTGAGGAGAGGTTAAAAGAAGAGCGTGCTGAAAGGGAAAGATTGTTGCAAGAGGAGCGAACATCAAGACTGGAATTTGAAAAAAACATGATGGCAAAGTTTGTAGAATTGAGCAAACAGATAGAAACCCAACAG ACATCTAGTCCTAATAAGACTCCAGGTTCAAGGCCGACTGCTATTTCTTCAAATGCGCTCATACAAGCTGCAGCAAGGCAATCTCGGATGTATAAAGCAATG
- the LOC123137263 gene encoding uncharacterized protein isoform X1 has protein sequence MPSAAASTRPPRSGRRCPHHPCDAPTSNPAAMAMSARPWARGRRWRPAEAAAPSSYTGRRGLVAHEAAGRGRGRSKGDQTTASSRAIGSELSSRFICAAGVMTASTERTTSGARRQGTMMNFTEHPPVKKGSVLLTRMESITAYKNQRGQPKSATPEQSDIPVSANDMCSLAEWPSHARRNRARLQDEAGGQKKKGRGVLKGFKASKKRFANGSAKLNITFSEKLGGTVGMNYRSFKDDVVVIIKRKLPLIGVRTWSDIHPTIHRLIVADIIDRWDLEDTPETEEKVLKIAKERYRGWRSTLSSTYKAYKTDAARLANLPEDLQPEEWEWMIEYFGTDSKFQERSQKNADNRKKQKTKHIIGSKSYSQVSFEKRNLETGEEPDCIALWELTHTNNGTWSNTDSQKVYDQALEEVKNKEAETEGPLSSEQKNNVFQTAYKDTLECNSSQPRGYGYMAKTSTGSEKFRIQIEEQARATAATQERNSQLSQQVNDLEDQLQAERANTQERINLERAEREQLEERLKEERAERERLLQEERTSRLEFEKNMMAKFVELSKQIETQQTSSPNKTPGSRPTAISSNALIQAAARQSRMYKAMDPKN, from the exons ATGCCGAGCGCCGCCGCGAGCACCAGGCCGCCGCGCTCGGGGCGACGCTGCCCGCACCATCCCTGCGATGCGCCCACCTCCAACCCGGCGGCGATGGCGATGTCCGCGAGGCCCTGGGCGCGAGGGAGGCGATGGCGACCAGCTGAAGCGGCGGCGCCGTCATCCTACACCGGGAGGCGGGGCCTGGTGGCGCACGAGGCTGCGGGACGCGGAAGGGGGAGAAGCAAGGGAG ACCAAACGACGGCGTCTTCACGGGCGATTGGATCTGAGCTCTCGTCTCGGTTCATCTGTGCTGCCGGCGTCATGACGGCGTCAACAGAGCGAACCACGTCAGGTGCACGGCGTCAG GGCACAATGATGAATTTTACGGAGCATCCTCCTG TAAAGAAAGGCTCTGTTCTCTTAACAAGGATGGAAAGTATAACGGCATACAAAAACCAACGTGGACAACCCAAATCTG CAACTCCAGAACAATCTGACATTCCAGTGTCTGCTAATGACATGTGTTCCCTTGCTGAATGGCCATCCCATGCTCGCCGCAACCGTGCGCGACTACAGGATG AAGCTGGTGGACAGAAGAAGAAAGGGAGAGGTGTTCTAAAAGGTTTTAAAGCATCTAAGAAGCGTTTTGCCAATGGATCTGCAAAGCTAAATATTACATTCTCTGAAAAATTGGGTGGTACAGTAGGAATGAACTATCGTTCGTTCAAGGATGACGTGGTTGTCATAATCAAAAGAAAGTTACCACTCATTGGAGTGAGGACGTGGTCGGACATTCACCCTACCATTCATCGACTCATTGTTGCAGATATAATA GACAGATGGGACCTGGAAGATACACCAGAAACAGAAGAAAAAGTTCTCAAAATTGCGAAAGAGAGATATAGAGGCTGGCGATCAACTCTAAGCTCCACTTacaaggcatacaaaacagatgcaGCTAGATTGGCTAATCTTCCTGAAGATTTACAACCAGAAGAGTGGGAATGGATGATTGAGTACTTTGGCACTGATTCAAAATTTCAG GAACGCAGCCAAAAGAACGCCGATAACCGTAAGAAACAGAAGACAAAACATATAATCGGATCAAAATCTTACTCGCAAGTTAGTTTTGAGAAG AGAAACTTAGAAACTGGAGAAGAGCCAGATTGTATTGCTCTATGGGAACTCACCCACACAAACAATGGAACATGGTCTAACACAGATTCCCAGAAAGTTTAC GACCAAGCACTTGAAGAGGTTAAAAACAAAGAAGCTGAAACTGAAGGTCCACTTTCAAGTGAGCAGAAAAACAATGTTTTCCAGACCGCTTACAAAGACACTCTGGAATGCAACTCATCGCAGCCTCGTGGGTACGGATACATGGCCAAAACTTCAACTGGTTCTGAAAAGTTCCGTATCCAGATTGAAGAGCAAGCTCGTGCTACAGCAGCCACCCAGGAGCGAAACTCTCAGCTCAGCCAGCAGGTCAATGACTTAGAAGATCAACTACAAGCTGAACGTGCTAACACACAAGAGAGGATTAACTTGGAGCGTGCTGAGAGAGAACAACTTGAGGAGAGGTTAAAAGAAGAGCGTGCTGAAAGGGAAAGATTGTTGCAAGAGGAGCGAACATCAAGACTGGAATTTGAAAAAAACATGATGGCAAAGTTTGTAGAATTGAGCAAACAGATAGAAACCCAACAG ACATCTAGTCCTAATAAGACTCCAGGTTCAAGGCCGACTGCTATTTCTTCAAATGCGCTCATACAAGCTGCAGCAAGGCAATCTCGGATGTATAAAGCAATG
- the LOC123137263 gene encoding uncharacterized protein isoform X5 — protein MPSAAASTRPPRSGRRCPHHPCDAPTSNPAAMAMSARPWARGRRWRPAEAAAPSSYTGRRGLVAHEAAGRGRGRSKGDQTTASSRAIGSELSSRFICAAGVMTASTERTTSGARRQGTMMNFTEHPPVKKGSVLLTRMESITAYKNQRGQPKSEAGGQKKKGRGVLKGFKASKKRFANGSAKLNITFSEKLGGTVGMNYRSFKDDVVVIIKRKLPLIGVRTWSDIHPTIHRLIVADIIDRWDLEDTPETEEKVLKIAKERYRGWRSTLSSTYKAYKTDAARLANLPEDLQPEEWEWMIEYFGTDSKFQERSQKNADNRKKQKTKHIIGSKSYSQVSFEKRNLETGEEPDCIALWELTHTNNGTWSNTDSQKVYDQALEEVKNKEAETEGPLSSEQKNNVFQTAYKDTLECNSSQPRGYGYMAKTSTGSEKFRIQIEEQARATAATQERNSQLSQQVNDLEDQLQAERANTQERINLERAEREQLEERLKEERAERERLLQEERTSRLEFEKNMMAKFVELSKQIETQQTSSPNKTPGSRPTAISSNALIQAAARQSRMYKAMDPKN, from the exons ATGCCGAGCGCCGCCGCGAGCACCAGGCCGCCGCGCTCGGGGCGACGCTGCCCGCACCATCCCTGCGATGCGCCCACCTCCAACCCGGCGGCGATGGCGATGTCCGCGAGGCCCTGGGCGCGAGGGAGGCGATGGCGACCAGCTGAAGCGGCGGCGCCGTCATCCTACACCGGGAGGCGGGGCCTGGTGGCGCACGAGGCTGCGGGACGCGGAAGGGGGAGAAGCAAGGGAG ACCAAACGACGGCGTCTTCACGGGCGATTGGATCTGAGCTCTCGTCTCGGTTCATCTGTGCTGCCGGCGTCATGACGGCGTCAACAGAGCGAACCACGTCAGGTGCACGGCGTCAG GGCACAATGATGAATTTTACGGAGCATCCTCCTG TAAAGAAAGGCTCTGTTCTCTTAACAAGGATGGAAAGTATAACGGCATACAAAAACCAACGTGGACAACCCAAATCTG AAGCTGGTGGACAGAAGAAGAAAGGGAGAGGTGTTCTAAAAGGTTTTAAAGCATCTAAGAAGCGTTTTGCCAATGGATCTGCAAAGCTAAATATTACATTCTCTGAAAAATTGGGTGGTACAGTAGGAATGAACTATCGTTCGTTCAAGGATGACGTGGTTGTCATAATCAAAAGAAAGTTACCACTCATTGGAGTGAGGACGTGGTCGGACATTCACCCTACCATTCATCGACTCATTGTTGCAGATATAATA GACAGATGGGACCTGGAAGATACACCAGAAACAGAAGAAAAAGTTCTCAAAATTGCGAAAGAGAGATATAGAGGCTGGCGATCAACTCTAAGCTCCACTTacaaggcatacaaaacagatgcaGCTAGATTGGCTAATCTTCCTGAAGATTTACAACCAGAAGAGTGGGAATGGATGATTGAGTACTTTGGCACTGATTCAAAATTTCAG GAACGCAGCCAAAAGAACGCCGATAACCGTAAGAAACAGAAGACAAAACATATAATCGGATCAAAATCTTACTCGCAAGTTAGTTTTGAGAAG AGAAACTTAGAAACTGGAGAAGAGCCAGATTGTATTGCTCTATGGGAACTCACCCACACAAACAATGGAACATGGTCTAACACAGATTCCCAGAAAGTTTAC GACCAAGCACTTGAAGAGGTTAAAAACAAAGAAGCTGAAACTGAAGGTCCACTTTCAAGTGAGCAGAAAAACAATGTTTTCCAGACCGCTTACAAAGACACTCTGGAATGCAACTCATCGCAGCCTCGTGGGTACGGATACATGGCCAAAACTTCAACTGGTTCTGAAAAGTTCCGTATCCAGATTGAAGAGCAAGCTCGTGCTACAGCAGCCACCCAGGAGCGAAACTCTCAGCTCAGCCAGCAGGTCAATGACTTAGAAGATCAACTACAAGCTGAACGTGCTAACACACAAGAGAGGATTAACTTGGAGCGTGCTGAGAGAGAACAACTTGAGGAGAGGTTAAAAGAAGAGCGTGCTGAAAGGGAAAGATTGTTGCAAGAGGAGCGAACATCAAGACTGGAATTTGAAAAAAACATGATGGCAAAGTTTGTAGAATTGAGCAAACAGATAGAAACCCAACAG ACATCTAGTCCTAATAAGACTCCAGGTTCAAGGCCGACTGCTATTTCTTCAAATGCGCTCATACAAGCTGCAGCAAGGCAATCTCGGATGTATAAAGCAATG